From Dendropsophus ebraccatus isolate aDenEbr1 chromosome 2, aDenEbr1.pat, whole genome shotgun sequence, a single genomic window includes:
- the OTUD6B gene encoding deubiquitinase OTUD6B isoform X3: MEDEDGGSEEAVLLKRHRKEKKELQAKIQSMKNCVPKNDKKKRKQLTDDIAKMEAELEERHKQELAALSQKQPAETDEKNISNGVTNLDLGNEAPVQQTRMSKAQKRRDKKAALEKEREERIAEAEIENLSGARHLESQKLAEILSERQLQIRQIPTDGHCMYRAIEHQLKERDSNLTLTSLRRHTADYMQSHTEDFLPFLTNSVTGEMYTQDEFEKYCTEVANTPAWGGQLEIYATCLWTGRAL; encoded by the exons ctAAGATTCAGAGCATGAAAAACTGTGTGCCTAAGAAcgacaagaagaaaagaaaacagcTGACAGATGACATTGCCAAGATGGAAGCAGAACTGGAGGAAAGACACAAGCAGGAGCTAGCGGCTCTGTCTCAGAAACAGCCTGCTGAAACAGAC GAGAAGAACATTTCTAATGGAGTCACCAACTTAGATCTTGGAAATGAAGCCCCTGTTCAGCAGACCCGCATGTCTAAGGCACAGAAGAGACGG GATAAGAAGGCCGCCCtagaaaaagaaagagaggagCGCATAGCAGAGGCTGAAATTGAAAACCTGAGTGGAGCTCGGCACCTGGAAAGTCAGAAACTGGCTGAGATCCTGTCTGAGAGACAGCTGCAGATCAGGCAGATCCCAACAGACGGCCACTGCATGTACAGGGCCATCGAACACCAGCTGAAGGAACGTGATAGTAACCTCACCCTGACCAGTCTCAGACGCCACACCGCAGACTACATGCAGAGCCACACAGAGGACTTCCTCCCCTTTCTAACCAATTCTGTCACAGGGGAAATGTACACTCAAG ATGAATTTGAGAAGTATTGCACTGAAGTGGCAAACACACCAGCCTGGGGAGGCCAGCTAGAG atATATGCGACATGCTTATGGACTGGGAGAGCATTATAA
- the OTUD6B gene encoding deubiquitinase OTUD6B isoform X1: MEDEDGGSEEAVLLKRHRKEKKELQAKIQSMKNCVPKNDKKKRKQLTDDIAKMEAELEERHKQELAALSQKQPAETDEKNISNGVTNLDLGNEAPVQQTRMSKAQKRRDKKAALEKEREERIAEAEIENLSGARHLESQKLAEILSERQLQIRQIPTDGHCMYRAIEHQLKERDSNLTLTSLRRHTADYMQSHTEDFLPFLTNSVTGEMYTQDEFEKYCTEVANTPAWGGQLELRALSHILQTPIEVIQADASPIIIGEEYSSKPITVVYMRHAYGLGEHYNSVEPLSVTPAE, translated from the exons ctAAGATTCAGAGCATGAAAAACTGTGTGCCTAAGAAcgacaagaagaaaagaaaacagcTGACAGATGACATTGCCAAGATGGAAGCAGAACTGGAGGAAAGACACAAGCAGGAGCTAGCGGCTCTGTCTCAGAAACAGCCTGCTGAAACAGAC GAGAAGAACATTTCTAATGGAGTCACCAACTTAGATCTTGGAAATGAAGCCCCTGTTCAGCAGACCCGCATGTCTAAGGCACAGAAGAGACGG GATAAGAAGGCCGCCCtagaaaaagaaagagaggagCGCATAGCAGAGGCTGAAATTGAAAACCTGAGTGGAGCTCGGCACCTGGAAAGTCAGAAACTGGCTGAGATCCTGTCTGAGAGACAGCTGCAGATCAGGCAGATCCCAACAGACGGCCACTGCATGTACAGGGCCATCGAACACCAGCTGAAGGAACGTGATAGTAACCTCACCCTGACCAGTCTCAGACGCCACACCGCAGACTACATGCAGAGCCACACAGAGGACTTCCTCCCCTTTCTAACCAATTCTGTCACAGGGGAAATGTACACTCAAG ATGAATTTGAGAAGTATTGCACTGAAGTGGCAAACACACCAGCCTGGGGAGGCCAGCTAGAG CTTCGGGCCCTATCGCACATACTGCAGACTCCTATAGAGGTTATCCAGGCTGACGCCTCACCTATTATCATTGGGGAAGAGTATTCAAGCAAGCCGATAACTGTAGT atATATGCGACATGCTTATGGACTGGGAGAGCATTATAACTCTGTAGAACCACTAAGTGTAACTCCTGCTGAGTAG
- the OTUD6B gene encoding deubiquitinase OTUD6B isoform X2 translates to MKNCVPKNDKKKRKQLTDDIAKMEAELEERHKQELAALSQKQPAETDEKNISNGVTNLDLGNEAPVQQTRMSKAQKRRDKKAALEKEREERIAEAEIENLSGARHLESQKLAEILSERQLQIRQIPTDGHCMYRAIEHQLKERDSNLTLTSLRRHTADYMQSHTEDFLPFLTNSVTGEMYTQDEFEKYCTEVANTPAWGGQLELRALSHILQTPIEVIQADASPIIIGEEYSSKPITVVYMRHAYGLGEHYNSVEPLSVTPAE, encoded by the exons ATGAAAAACTGTGTGCCTAAGAAcgacaagaagaaaagaaaacagcTGACAGATGACATTGCCAAGATGGAAGCAGAACTGGAGGAAAGACACAAGCAGGAGCTAGCGGCTCTGTCTCAGAAACAGCCTGCTGAAACAGAC GAGAAGAACATTTCTAATGGAGTCACCAACTTAGATCTTGGAAATGAAGCCCCTGTTCAGCAGACCCGCATGTCTAAGGCACAGAAGAGACGG GATAAGAAGGCCGCCCtagaaaaagaaagagaggagCGCATAGCAGAGGCTGAAATTGAAAACCTGAGTGGAGCTCGGCACCTGGAAAGTCAGAAACTGGCTGAGATCCTGTCTGAGAGACAGCTGCAGATCAGGCAGATCCCAACAGACGGCCACTGCATGTACAGGGCCATCGAACACCAGCTGAAGGAACGTGATAGTAACCTCACCCTGACCAGTCTCAGACGCCACACCGCAGACTACATGCAGAGCCACACAGAGGACTTCCTCCCCTTTCTAACCAATTCTGTCACAGGGGAAATGTACACTCAAG ATGAATTTGAGAAGTATTGCACTGAAGTGGCAAACACACCAGCCTGGGGAGGCCAGCTAGAG CTTCGGGCCCTATCGCACATACTGCAGACTCCTATAGAGGTTATCCAGGCTGACGCCTCACCTATTATCATTGGGGAAGAGTATTCAAGCAAGCCGATAACTGTAGT atATATGCGACATGCTTATGGACTGGGAGAGCATTATAACTCTGTAGAACCACTAAGTGTAACTCCTGCTGAGTAG